The following nucleotide sequence is from Pandoraea thiooxydans.
AGCGATCTCGACAACACGACGCAATCGTCGGGCACGGTGTCGGTGACGGGAGGTTTTCATAGCGGCGATACGCTGGCGTTCATCAACACGAACGCGACCACGTTCGGCAACATCGTCGGTTCATATAACGCGGCCACGGGCGTGCTGACGCTGACGTCTTCCGGTGCGACGGCCACCGATGCGCAGTGGGCGAACGCGCTGTCGGCGGTGACGTTCTCGGCGGGATCGAGCGCGACGCCTGGCAACCGGACGATTTCGTTCGCGACGAGCGACGGTACGAAGACGAGCATGGCGGCGAGCGATACGGTGACGGTGCTCGACCGGCCACATGTCGGGATCGATCCAGGTGCTGCCTCATTCGTCGCCGGCGACAATGCGGCGTCCACGCCGATCGTCGTTTCGCCGGGCCTGAGCCTGACCGACGCCAGCAGCACGACGGCGAGCCAGGCCAGCGTATCGATCACGGGCGGCTTTCACACGGGCCAGGACGTGCTCGCGTTCGACAACGACGGCGCGACGATGGGCAACATCGCCGCCAGCTATGACGCAAGCACCGGCGTTCTGAGGCTGAGTTCGGCTGGCGGGACGGCCACGCTCGCCCAATGGCAGGCGGCGCTGGCCTCGGTGACTTACACCGATACGGCCGTCACGCCCGCTAACACGACGCGCTCGATCAGCTTCACGGTGACGGACGGTAACGGCACGGCAAGCGACATGCAAACACGCAGCGTGACGGTGACCGATACCGATCAGACGCCGCTCCTGAGCGTGGGCGGCGACGCGGCGTTTACGGCCAGAGGGAACGGCTCGACGCCGGCCGTGGTGGCCCCGCAAGTCACCATCAGCGACCTGGACAACACCACGCTGGCCTCGGCGCAAGTATCGATCGGCGCCGGGTTCGATGCGGCGAACGATACCCTCGGGTTCGCGAGCGGCGCGGCGACCGGCAACATCACGGGGAGCTACAACGCTGCTACCGGTGTGCTGACGTTGACCTCCGTCGGCGGTACGGCGACGATCGCGCAATGGACGGCCGCACTGAAATCGGTCACGTACGGCAATCAGGCGCTCAACGCCGGCAGTAGCCGCACGGTAACGTTCACGGTCAACGATGGCGTGAAGACAAGCGCGGTCGCTTCCAACACGGTGGCGATCACCAATGCGCCGGCTTTCCCGCCGATCCTGCCCGCCGAGCCTCCAACCATCATCGAGATGCCCGCACCGACGCATTCTTCGTCGTTCACGGGCAACGACCATACCGCGCCGGCCGACGTGCTGGATGAGTTCGCTCAGCCGCTGCCGATCGGCGCGGTGCCTGTCGTGCCAACCATGACGTTTACCGATCCGAGCGCCCCGGCACATGCCTATTCGCTGGATCGCGCATCCGTGCCGCGCGCCGACACGACGGCACTCAACGGTGCGATCGCCGTGCTGCCTATCGACGCGCCGCTGGCGCTGCCGAACGTGTCGTTCGAGGTGACGCCGAACAATCCGTTCTCGATCAGCGTTGCGACCTTGCTGCCGCTGTCCGAGGCAATGCACGGCGGCTCCGGCGTCACCGTCGAACTCGCCGACGGCCGCCCGCTGCCGGGCTGGATCCGCTACGACGTGGTGAATGGCGTCTTGCAAGGCAAACTGCCGCCGGGTGTCGGGGATGTCCATATCGTCGTGCTCACGCGCGATGCGGCCGGCCACCAGACGCGCCGCGAGCTGGTACTGGCTCCGCACGACGGGCATGGCGGTGAACATGGCGGCTCGCACGGCGTCGCCAAGCCGGGGACGCCTGGCCATGCCGGGCTCGCCCAGCCGCCCGTGGCGCGAGCGGCACGCCCTGCCGGCAAGCCTTCGCTCGACCAACAATTCGCCGAAGCTCGAGCGGCGCTGCACGTATCGAAACCGGGCGCCGCTGCGCGTCGCGTATGAATCCCCGTCATCCCTTGAGACCAATGAGACTACAACCGTCAGTTGCCGAAACGATGCCAGCGCCCACCTTGGCACCTGCCGCAAACACCGCGCACGAGCCGCGTTCGAAGCGCGCACTGCGTCCGTCGCTGGCCGTCATCGCAGTGGCGGCGTTATGGCTTTCCGGCTGCGCGATCAGACCGACGCCGTTTACCGACGCCGAGCGCGCACAGAGCGCGCATGCCGATCGCATCGCCATGTTCGCAAACCAGCCGCCGCTGACCGGGCCCGTCACACTCGAGGAAGCCATGGCGCGGGCGATCCGCTTCAACCTCGACCATCGCCTGAAGATGATGGAAGAGGCTCTGGCGCAGAAGCAGCTCGACGTGGCGAACTTCGACATGCTGCCGCGTCTGACCGCCGCGGCCGGCTACACGTACCGAGACCATCCGCTCGCATCGGAGTCGATTTCGCTGCGCACGCATCAGGTGTCGTTGGAGCCGTCGTACTCGACCGATCAAAACGACCGCACGGCCGATCTCGCGTTCTCGTGGAACGTGCTCGACTTCGGCGTCAGCTACTTCGAGGCCAAAGAGCAGGCCGATCGCGTGCTCGTCGTCGAGCAGCGTCGGCGCAAGGTCGTGCAGTTGTTGATGCAGCAAGTGCGCGAGGCTTACTGGCAGGCGGTCGGTGCGCAGCGCCTGGAGAAGCAGGTCGGTCCGCTGCTTGCACAGGCCAGGCAAGCGCTGGACGATTCACGCGAGTCTCAGCAGGAAGGGCTGCGCTCGCCGCTCGATACGCTGGCCTATCAGCATGCGCTGCTCGATATCATGCGCCAGCTCGAACTCGTGCGCGACCAGCTCGACGAGGCCAGGCCACGGCTTGCATCGCTCATGAATGTCGCGCCCGGCACGGACATCACGCTTGCGCCGCCCAAGGGCTTTGCGGTACCGCAATTCGCCATGCCGATGGACCGGATGGAGGAGACCGCGCTGGAGCGCCGGCCGGAACTGGTCGAAGCGAGCTACAACGAGCGCATCAGCGTCAACGAAACGCACAAGGCCATTGCCAAGCTGCTTCCGGGCATCGAGGTGCAGTTGGGCACGCACTACGACAGCAACAGCTTCCTGGCCTATCATGCGTGGCGCGCGGCCGGCATCAATGTGAGCTGGAACCTGTTGAATCTGCTCAACGCGAAGAACATTCGCGGCATGGCGCATGCGCAACGCGACGTCGCACATGCGCAGCAGCTCGCGCTGTCGATGGCTGTGCTCACGCAAGTGCACGTCGCGCGCGCCGAGTTGAGCGCCAAGCAGCGTCAGTTCGATTTGTTCAGGCAGATCAACGATGTCGATGCACAGATCCTTCAGCATATGCATAACGCCACCGTCGTGAACGCGCAAGGCAAGCTCGAGGAGATCCGTGCGGCAGCTTCCGCGATGATGTCGGAGCTGCGTCTGTATCAAAGCTATGGCGAGCTCGAAGGCGCCTACGGTCAGCTGTTGGCGACGCTCGGGCTCGATCCGTTGCCCGCTGGCGCCGGCAAGCGCGATTTGAAATCGATCGAGCGGTCGATCGACAAAGAGCAAACGCGTTGGGCCCAGTTGGGCCGCGCCGACGGAGTCAAAGCGCAATGAATTCATGGTGCAGGGCAGGGCTGCGCGGCGCGGCCCTGGTGGTAGTGGCTTACAGTTGTTTCTCCGGGGGTGCCCGAGCGGCAGGATCGCAAGCCGCGGCGCCGCGCGCGTTGGCCGCCGCACCAGCGGTGCCTAATGCGCCGGCCGCGCTTGGCGTTTCTTCGTCCGTGCATGCCGAAGACGATGGCCGGATCCGGGTCCAGCTCGTCGCGCGCGACCAGGTCGATATTTCGAGCGAAATCAGCGCGAAGATCGCTTCGATGCCATTTCGCGATGGCGATGCATTCCGCACTGGGCAGACGCTCGTGTCGCTCGATTGCTCGCTCTACCTGGCGCAATTGCACAAGGCCCAGGCGGAAGCGGAGGCCGCCGCGCAGCTCGAGCGCGTCAACGAGCGTCTCTCGCAATTGCATTCGATCGGCGAGGTCGAGGTGCAGCAGGCTCAGGCCAAAGCGAAAGCGAGTGCGGCGGAAGTGGCTTACATGCAGGCCACGGTGAGAAAGTGCAGTATTTCCGCGCCGTTCGACGGGCGCGTCGTCAAGCGCAGCGCCTCCGCGCAGCAATTTACCGAGCCCGGCAAATCGCTTCTGACGATCATCGACACGAGTCATCTCGAACTGAAGATGATCGTGCCGTCGAAGTGGCTCGTCTGGCTCAAACCCGGCCACGCGCTCACGGTGAGTGTCGATGAAGTCGGCAAAAGCTATTCGGCCAAGGTCGTGCGGATCGGCGCGCGCGTCGATCCGGTGACGCAGACCGTCGACGTGACGGCCGCGCTGTCTGCCCACACGCCCGAGCTGTTGCCGGGCATGAGCGGCTGGGCGCGTTTTGCCGATCCCGGCCGTTAAAACGGCGGCCGCATCATGAATACCCCGCTGCGGATCGAGGCGAGCGCGCTTGCGGTGCTCTGGCAATTGTCCGCGCGCGCGCGCGAAGCGCCGAGCGAGCAGACGCTCGGCTTTGTCGTGGTCAATGAAACGCTCTCGCTCGTGCCGTACCGGCAGGCGGCATGGTGGCGTGCGCCGGCGCCCTTGCCGGGCGCGGTTGCCGCCGTCTCGGGCCTGCCGCAGAGCGACCCCGGCGCGCCGTACGTGCAGTGGCTCGGCGAAGTGTGCCGCGCGCTGGAACGTCGCGCGCAGGCAGGCTCGAACGAACCTTCCGCTTCCCAGGCCGATCAGCAGCGGGGCGCAGGCGAGGCGGGCCAGAATGCAGCGCAATCGAGCGCACCGGCGCAGAGTGCCGACGCCGCATCACCCGTTTGGCCGTATGCATTCACTGCCGACAGCCTGCCCGCCGCGCTGGCGGCCGAATGGGATGCCTGGTGGCCGACGCATGCCCTATGGGTGCCGCTGGTCGATCGGCTGGGCCGCTCGTTCGGCGGCGTGGTTTTCGCGCGTGAGCAGCCGTGGACGCCGGTGGACGAGGCGCTGCTCGCCGAACTCGCACGGGTCTGGTCGCACGCGCTCGCGGCGTTTTCTCCTCGGGCTTCCTGGAGCGAGCGCGCCAGGCTTGCGCTGCGCGCAGGCAAGTATCGGCGTCGCGTGCTGATAGCGGCCGCCTGTGCCCTGGTCGTGCCGGTGCCGCTGACGGTGCTTGCGCCGGCCGAGGTTACGCCGAAGGACCCGTTCGTCGTGCGCGCTCCGCTCGATGGTGTGATCGATCGCGTGTTCGCGCAGCCGAACCAGCGTGTCGCAGCGGGTACCCCCCTGTTTGCGCTCGACTCCACGGCGCTTGCCTCGCGCTATGCCGTGGCGAACAAGAACTACGCAACGGCGCAGGAGGAGTATCGGCAGACCGCCCAGCTTGCAGTCACCGACGATAAGGATCGGCTCGATATGGCGCTGCGCAAGGGCAAGCTCGATCAAAGCGCGGTCGAACTCGACTATACGGCGCACGAACTCGCACGGGTACGCGTGAGCGCACCGCGTGCCGGCGTCGCTGTATTCTCCGATCCGAACGATTGGAACGGCAAAGCGGTGTCGATCGGCGAGAAGGTGATGCTGCTTGCCGATCCGGCTCACGTCGAGCTCACCGCCTATGTGCCGGCCGCAGACAACGTCGACGTCGTGCCCGGTGCGAGCGTCACGCTTTATCCAAAGAGCTCGCCGTTCGCCTCCTACGAGGCGCGCATCGATACGGTGGCCTACCGCGCCGAGCCGACGCCCGATGGCGTGGTGGCCTATCGCGTAAAGGCCACGTTTACCGGCAGGGTCAAGCCCCCGCTCGGCGTGATGGGTACCGCCCGCATTCATGGTCATTGGGTGCCGCTTGTCTACTATCTGTTGCGCCGCCCGCTGGCGAGCGCGCGGCAGTGGCTCGGCTGGTAGGCCGTGCCGCGGCTTCCTTCATACTGACGCGGCGCATCGATGTCACACCTTCCTTCTCTTCGCCAGGAACTGAGCCTGACCCCGGGCGCGGCGACGCCCGATGGCGCGCCGACTTGGATGCTCCACGATCCGGCGGGCAATCGCTTCTTCCAGATCGGCTGGCCCGCGTTCGAAATGCTCTCGCGCTGGTCGCTCGACGACCCCGAGGCGATCGTGGCTTCGGTCAATGCGCAGACGACGCTGCGACTGACGAGGGATGACTTCGAAGCGCTCTTGCGGATGCTGCACTATCAGCATTTGCTCGTTGCGGCGAGCCCAGCCGATACCGGGCTGCTCGAGAATGCGGCGGCCGCGCACAAGCTCTCGCGTGCAATGTGGTTGCTCAAGCACTACTTGATGATTCGTGTCCCGCTTTGGCGTCCGATGCCGTTCTTGCGGCGCTTCGCGCGGTATGCGGAAATCGCTTATCGGCCGGCGTTCTGGATGGTGATCGCGCTGATGGCGCTGACTGGCCTCGTGCTCGTGTCGCAGCGCTGGGATGAGTTTATCCACACGTTCCATGGATACGCCGACCTGCGCGGGCTGATTGCGATCGGCGCGGCCATCGCCTGCGCCAAGATATTGCATGAATTCGGTCACGCATTCACGGCGCATCGCTACGGCTGCCGGGTGCCGACGATGGGCGTCGCGCTGCTCGTGATGGTGCCGGTGCTCTATACCGATACGACCGAAGCCTGGAAGGTCCCGGGGCGCGCGCAGCGCCTGCGCATCGGCGCGGCCGGCATGCTGACGGAGCTTGCGCTGGCTGCCGTGGCGACGCTTGCCTGGAGCGTGCTGCCCGATGGCCCGCTGCGCGCCGGCGCGTTTCTGCTCGCAACGACCACATGGATCGGCACGCTGACGATCAACGCGAGCCCGTTCATGCGCTTCGACGGCTACTTCCTGCTGTCGGACTGGCTCGATATGCCGAACCTGCACGACCGGGCCTTCGCATT
It contains:
- a CDS encoding efflux RND transporter periplasmic adaptor subunit, yielding MNSWCRAGLRGAALVVVAYSCFSGGARAAGSQAAAPRALAAAPAVPNAPAALGVSSSVHAEDDGRIRVQLVARDQVDISSEISAKIASMPFRDGDAFRTGQTLVSLDCSLYLAQLHKAQAEAEAAAQLERVNERLSQLHSIGEVEVQQAQAKAKASAAEVAYMQATVRKCSISAPFDGRVVKRSASAQQFTEPGKSLLTIIDTSHLELKMIVPSKWLVWLKPGHALTVSVDEVGKSYSAKVVRIGARVDPVTQTVDVTAALSAHTPELLPGMSGWARFADPGR
- a CDS encoding TolC family protein, producing MPAPTLAPAANTAHEPRSKRALRPSLAVIAVAALWLSGCAIRPTPFTDAERAQSAHADRIAMFANQPPLTGPVTLEEAMARAIRFNLDHRLKMMEEALAQKQLDVANFDMLPRLTAAAGYTYRDHPLASESISLRTHQVSLEPSYSTDQNDRTADLAFSWNVLDFGVSYFEAKEQADRVLVVEQRRRKVVQLLMQQVREAYWQAVGAQRLEKQVGPLLAQARQALDDSRESQQEGLRSPLDTLAYQHALLDIMRQLELVRDQLDEARPRLASLMNVAPGTDITLAPPKGFAVPQFAMPMDRMEETALERRPELVEASYNERISVNETHKAIAKLLPGIEVQLGTHYDSNSFLAYHAWRAAGINVSWNLLNLLNAKNIRGMAHAQRDVAHAQQLALSMAVLTQVHVARAELSAKQRQFDLFRQINDVDAQILQHMHNATVVNAQGKLEEIRAAASAMMSELRLYQSYGELEGAYGQLLATLGLDPLPAGAGKRDLKSIERSIDKEQTRWAQLGRADGVKAQ
- a CDS encoding efflux RND transporter periplasmic adaptor subunit; translated protein: MNTPLRIEASALAVLWQLSARAREAPSEQTLGFVVVNETLSLVPYRQAAWWRAPAPLPGAVAAVSGLPQSDPGAPYVQWLGEVCRALERRAQAGSNEPSASQADQQRGAGEAGQNAAQSSAPAQSADAASPVWPYAFTADSLPAALAAEWDAWWPTHALWVPLVDRLGRSFGGVVFAREQPWTPVDEALLAELARVWSHALAAFSPRASWSERARLALRAGKYRRRVLIAAACALVVPVPLTVLAPAEVTPKDPFVVRAPLDGVIDRVFAQPNQRVAAGTPLFALDSTALASRYAVANKNYATAQEEYRQTAQLAVTDDKDRLDMALRKGKLDQSAVELDYTAHELARVRVSAPRAGVAVFSDPNDWNGKAVSIGEKVMLLADPAHVELTAYVPAADNVDVVPGASVTLYPKSSPFASYEARIDTVAYRAEPTPDGVVAYRVKATFTGRVKPPLGVMGTARIHGHWVPLVYYLLRRPLASARQWLGW